TCCGTGCACGTCGTCCCCCGGCCGCGCGGCCGCAAGGGCCGGGCCGTCGGGGAGGAGGCCGCCTGGCTGACTCCGGACCTCCAGATCTCCGACTGGCAGATCGCCACCCAGCGCAGCGGCGACTCCTCGCAGGGCCAGGGCATGACCCGCTTCGCGCCGACCGCCCTGTCCGCGATGCACCTGGCCGACGACGCCGACGCCTACCTCGCCCCCGAGCTGACCGCCCTCAACCCCGACCCGGTCCACCTCGACGTGTACGGGCTCGGCGTCCTCACCTACCTCCTGGTCACCGGCAAGGCCCCGGCCGCCAGCCAGGCCGAGCTGCTGGCCCGCCTGGAGGCGGGGGAGGGCCTGCGCCCCAGCTCCCTGGTGGACGGCCTGTCGGAGGACGTGGACGACCTGGTGCAGGCCGCCACCGCCTACCGGCCCGGCCAGCGCCTGTCCAGCGTGGACGAGTTCCTGGAGCTGCTGGAGGTCGTCGAGGACTCCCTGACCGCCCCCGCCCCAGCGGCCCCCGACACGGAGGCGCCCGGCGAGGAGGACGGGGCCCCCGCCGACAAGGACCCGCTGGAGGCCGTAGCCGGTGACGTGTTCGCCGGCCGGTGGGAGATCCGCCGCCGCCTCGGCACCGGCTCCACCAGCCGCGCCTTCCTCGTCCGCGACCTCCAGGCCGAGGCCCGCAAGACCCGCCCGCTGGCCGTGCTGAAGGTCGCCCTCTCCGACAGCCGGGGCGAGATCCTCGCCCGCGAGGCCGAGGCCATGGGCCGCCTGCGCCCCCACTCCGGGATCATCCGCCTCGTCGAGCCCGAGCCGCTGCACATCGGCGGCCGTACGGTCCTGGCGCTGGAGTACGTCGGCGACGAACGCGACGACACCGGGCAGGGCGGCGAGGCCGGGTCCCGCCCGCGCCGCCGCGAGGAGACCGTCGCCCGCCAGCTCCGCGAGAACGGCCGCCTCCAGGTCGACCAGCTGGAGGCGTACGGCGACTACCTCTTCGGCGCCGTCGACTTCCTGGAGGGCGAGGGCGTCTGGCACCGCGACATCAAGCCCGACAACATCGCCATCCGCATCCGCCCCAACCGCACCCGCGAACTCGTCCTCATCGACTTCTCCCTCGCCGGCTACCCGGCGAAGAGCACCGACGCGGGCACCGACGGCTACCTCGACCCCTTCGTCGACGTCATCACCCGCGGCTCGTACGACTCGCACGCCGAGCGGTACGCCGTCGCCGTCACCCTGCACCAGATGGCCTCCGGCGAGCTGCCCAAGTGGGGCGACGGCAGCGTCCTGCCCCGCATGACCGAGGCGAAGGACTGGCCGTACCCGACGATCGCGGCCGAGGCCTTCGACCCGGCCGTACGGGACGGTCTCGTCGCGTTCTTCCAGAAGGCCCTGCACCGCGACGCGGCCCAGCGGTACCCCGAGCTGAAGCCGATGCGGGACGCCTGGCGCAAGGTCTTCCTCGACGCGTCCCAGACGGTCCCGTCCAGCCACCGGGCCCGCGCGTCGGCCCCGGCGCCCACGACGACCGGGGAGGGCCTGCCCGCCCAGGGCGCCGCCGCGGCGGCCATCGCGGACGCCGAACCCGAGAGCGCCGAGCAGCAGCGCGACCGGCTCGCCGCCGAGGTCACCCGGGACACCCCGCTGACCGTCTCCGGGCTCACGCTCGCCGCCCAGTCGTTCCTGTACGGCCTGGGCCTGACGACGGTCGGCGAACTGCTCGACCACAGCCGCCGCAAGCTCGTCAACGCCCCCGGCCTGGGCGCCAAGACCCGCAACGAGGTCCAGCAGCGGCAGCGGGAGTGGGGCGAGCGGCTGCGCGAGATCCCCGTCTCGCCGCTCACCCCGAAGGGACGGGCGGAGGCCAAGGAGGAGCTGGAGCAGCTCACGGCCGCCGAGTCGGCCCTGGTCGGCCACCTCGCCACGGGCGAGTCGGCGGGGACGCTGCCCGCCCGCACGCTGCGCTCGGTCAGCCTCGACACCCTCGCCACCGTCTTCGTGCCCGCCGTCAACAACAACGGCTCCAACCGCAACAAGGCGGAGATGGTACGGCTGCTGCTGCGCCTGCCCGACGAGCACGGGGTCCTGCCGGACATCGGCGTCTGGCCGAAGCAGAAGGACGTCGCGGAGGCCCTCGGGCTGAGCCAGGGCCGTATCCCGCAGATACTCAAGGACGAGCGCAAGCGCTGGAAGGCGGAGCCCGCCGTCCAGGCGCTGCGCGAGGAGATCATCGACCTGCTGGTGAGCATGGGGCGGGTCGCCTCGGCGGTGGAGATCGCGGACGCCCTGGCGGTCCGGCGCGGCACGCATCTCGCGGGGCGTGAGCAGCGGCGCGCGATGGCGCTGGCGGCCGTACGGGCCGTGGTCGAGGTGGAGCAACTGGTCCCGCAGGAGGCCGAGTTCCAGCACCAGCCGAACCGCAAGGCGACGGACGAGTCCCTGGGCGCCGGCCTGCTCGCCCTCGACGTACGGGAGGACGACGGCCCGGACACCCCGACGGCGCCCGGTCTGCTGGAGTACGCGACCCGCCTCGGCCGTACGGCGGACCGACTGACCAAGCTGGACACCCTGCCGACGGCCGCGACCGTCCTGGCCGAGCTGGGCGCGCTGACGGTGCCGCCGGGCGCGGTCAACTGGGACGAGCGGCGCATGGTGGAGCTGGCGGCAGCGGCCTCCGTGAACGCCGCCGCCACTCCGCGCCTGGAGATCTACCCGCGCGACCTGCCGCTGGTCCGGGCGCTGCGCCTCACCCAGGCCGGGCTCGTCCGCTGGATCCCGGGCGTACCGGAGGGGCGGCAGCCCGGCCTGACGGGCGAGGACGTGCACGAGCGGGTGCGCGCCCGCTTCCCGGAGCTGGTCGTGGTGGACAGCCGGGGCGGCGCCTCCCACGAACTCCCGACGGGCGGCCCGCTCACCAAGGCCCTGCGCGACGCGGGCTTCGAGCTGTCGCTCAACACGCGCGAGGACACGGGCACGCTGCGCTACCTGCCGACGCGGGTGGACGACGCGTCCAGCTACCTCACGACGGGCGCGTGGCGCCAGTCGACGCGTACGGGCGCGGTGACGCGGTACGCCGACGACCCGCAGCTCGCGGGCGCGGTGCGCGCGGAGGAACGGCTGCTCGCGTCGGCCCGCCGGGACGGGTACCGGGTGTTGACCGTACGGCAGCAGTTGGTACGGGACGCGGTGCGGGAGTTGGGCGCGGAGCGGCTGGGCGCGGGCGCGGTGTCGGTGACGGAGCTGTTCCTGGAGGCCCTGCACGCGCAGGTCACGCCGGGTACGAAGCCGACCTGGGAGACCCTGCTCAAGGCGGACGCCGCCGAGCCGGGGTCGAAGGGCGCCGTGAAGTTCGCGGAGTACGTGCGGACGGCGTGGGGCGCGGTGGAGCCCAGGGTGGCGGAGCTGCTGGGCGACGGGGGTGGCGGTGGGGCTGGTCCTGTTGACCCTGCCGGTTCTGTCGGTCCTGTGCTGCTGACGGAGGCCGGGGTGTTTGCGCGGTACGACGCGATGGGCGTCCTGGACCGGCTGGCGTCGGCGGCCCGGCGGGGCGGGCGGGGGCTGTGGCTCCTGGTCCCGCAGGCCGACCCGTCGCGTGAGCCCCGGCTCGGGCAGGTGGCCGTGCCGTACCAGGCCGGCCTGGGGGAGTGGATTCAGCTTCCGGACACGTGGGTGGGCAACGCCCATCGCGGGTCCGGCGAGGGCGTGGCAAGTGCGGGTGCAAGTGCCAGTGGTGTCGAGGGAGACGTCAAGTGATCGACCGCAAGGCTCTGTTGAACGACCTGAAGCAGCAGGTCAAGGCGGTCGAGGCGGACCTCGGGCGACAGGTGAAGGCGCTGGGGGAGGTCGGTGCGCGGCTGAGGGCCGAGTACGACCAGGCGCGAAAGCTGGGGCGTACGGCGGCGACGTGGACCTCGTGGCTGGACGAGCGGGTCACGCAGGTCGCGGTGGCGTGGGTGCTGGGGACGGTCTTCGTACGGTTCTGCGAGGACAACCGGCTGATCCCGGAGCCGTACCTGACGGGGCCGGACGGCGACCGGCGGGAGCTGGCGGAGTCTCGGTACGACGCGTACGTGGAGTCGGACGAGGACCCGACGTACCGGGGGTGGCTGGAGAAGGCGTTCGAGGAGCTGGGGCAGGGGCAGGCGGGACGGCTGCTTTTCGACAAGCGGCACAACCCGCTGTACCAGGTTCCGCTGTCGCATGACGGGGCGCGGGAGCTGGTCGAGTTCTGGCGGGGGAGGGACGAGGCGGGCGTCCTCGTCCACGACTTCACCGACCCGCTGAACGAGGACGGTACGGAGGGGTGGGACACGCGGTTCCTGGGTGACCTGTACCAGGACTTGAGTGAGGCTGCGCGTAAGACGTACGCGCTGCTTCAGACGCCGGTGTTCGTGGAGGAGTTCATCCTCGACCGGACGATGAACCCGGCGGTGCGGGAGTTCGGGTACGAGGAACTGAAGATGATCGACCCTACGTGTGGGTCGGGGCACTTTGTGCTGGGGGCGTTTCGGCGGTTGGTGCGGCTTTGGGGGAGGGGCAGCCGGGGCGGGATGTGCATGAGCGGGTGCGGGCGGCGCTGGACTCCGTGCACGGTGTGGATATCAACCCGTTCGCGGTGGCTATTGCTCGGTTCCGGTTGCTGGTTGCGGCTATGGCGGCTAGTGGGGTGCGGACGCTGGCGGAGGCGGCCAAGTATGAGTGGCCGGTTCATCTCGCGGTGGGGGACTCGCTGATCAAGGCCCGCCGATCTCAGCAGGGCAACCTGTTCGGCGGGGTGGACGAGGACTTCGCGGACGAACTGGCCGAGTTCAAATACGCCACGGAGGATGTGCACCAGTACCCGGAGATCTTGCGGCCGGGGCGGTATCACGTGGTGGTGGGGAACCCGCCTTACATCACGGTGGAGGACAGGAAACTTAACGAGCTGTACCGAGAGCTGTATTCGGCGTGCGCGGGTACATACGCGCTGTCAGTTCCGTTCGCCCAGCGGTTCTTCGAGCTGGCTAAGCGTGGGAACGCCGAGGGGGGCGGCTACGGCACGGTTGGGCAGATCACCGCCAACTCCTTCATGAAGCGGGAGTTCGGAGCGAAGCTCATCGAAGGATACTTTGGGCACGCGGTGGAGCTGACCGAGGTGATCGACACCTCAGGCGCCTATATTCCAGGCCATGGAACGCCGACCGTCATCTTGATTGGCAAGCAACGGGGTGGGGACGGGCGGGCACCCGTGATCCGAACTGTCCGCAGCGTTCAGGGCGAGCCCGGTGCGCCAGAGGATGCCGAGGATGGCCTGGTCTGGCGGGCGATCGTTGAACAGATCGAAAGGCCGGGCTCCGTTAGCCAATGGGTATCCGTCGATGACCTGGACCGGAAGAGATACTTCGGGCAGCAGCCTTGGATTTTGGCCGATGGTGGATTGGAGATGGTAGGGCAACTGCAGCGCGTATCCGATGTGTCTTTGGGGCAAGTGGTGGAGACGATTGGACGTACGACGAAGTCTGGTGCCGACGATATCTACTTCCTGCCCAACTCTGCGACGGCACGACGTCTGCGTTTGGACAATAATGTCCGCTCGCTAGTCGTGGGCGCGAGTGTTCGTGACTTTCAGATCGCCGACGCGATTACCCTCTGCGCTCCCTATCAAGACCGCGAGAACGAACAACCGATTGACGAGGCGAGCCACGTAGTCTCACGTTACTTGTGGGTAGCTCGTTCTCTGCTCCGCGGACGCATGCTTTTCGGTAAGACGATGGTCGAGCATGGGCGACCGTGGTACGCCCATTTGGAGAGTTATTCGAAGAGGCTTCGGACCAGAAATGGCTTGACCTTTCCCTTCGTTGCAACGCACAACCACGTTGTGTTCGATCGTGACGGGGCTCTTTTTGGCAGCACTGCTCCGGTGATCAAGTTGCGGGAGGGGGCGAGTGATGAGGAGCACCTACGGCTGCTTGGGTTGCTCAACAGCTCTACGGCTGGGTTCTGGCTCAAGCAGGTGAGTCAGGGCAAGGGTGGCAGTGGCCTGGGGCGCGGAATTCAGAGCGAAGCGTGGGAAGAACGCTATGAGTTCACTGGCACCAACCTTGAAGAATTCCCCATTCCGGCCTCTCATCCCACCGCCCTTGCTACTGCCCTTGACGCCCTCGCCCAGCAACTCGCCTCCACCAGCCCCGAAGCAGTGGCGGCCAAGTCCACTGCCACAGCCCTCCGTGAAGCCAAGGCTCGCTGGGAGTCCACTCGCTCTCGCATGATCGCCCTCCAAGAGGAACTGGACTGGCAGGTCTACTCCCTCTACAACCTTCACTCCGAAGACCTTCGCGTCTCCGAGGACCCCGACGACCCCAGCATCCCCGAGCTCGCACTCGGTGAGCGCGCCTTCGAAATCGTCCTCGCCCGCCGCGTAGCCGCAGGCGAGGCCAGCGACGAGTGGTTCAAGCGGCACAACTCCACGCCCATTACGGAGATCCCTGCGCACTGGCCTGCCCCTTACCGCAAAGTCGTCCAGAAACGCATCGATGCCATCGAGTCGAACCGCGCCATTGGCATGGTCGAGCGCCCCGAGTACAAGCGCCGCTGGGCCACTGAAGGCTGGGACGCACTCCAAGAAAAGGCCCTCCGCTCCTGGCTGCTCGACCGTATGGAGAATCGGGAACACTGGTTCGACGAGAACGGTCAGCCCACCATCCTCACTCTGGCTCGCCTCACCGACGCCCTCTCCCGTGACGAGGACTTCGTCTCCGTTGCCAAGCTCTACGCGCCCCGTAAGGAACTCGCGAAGGTCGTCGCCGAGCTGATCAGCGACGAGCACGTGCCGTTCCTCTCCGCCCTGCGTTACAAGCCCTCCGGCCTCAAGAAGCGCGTCGACTGGGAAGAGGTGTGGGACCTCCAGCGCAAGGAGGACGCCGCGCCCGACGAGCCCGCCAAGCGGAAGATCCGGGACTCCATCCCCGTACCGCCGAAGTACACGTCTGCTGACTTCCTCCGCCCCTCCTACTGGAGGGCGCGCGGCAAGCTCGACGTGCCCAAGGAGCGGTTCATTTCTTACGGGCAGACCAACGCCGCCACCCCCGAGCTGTACGGGTGGGCCGGCTGGGACCACCGCGAGCAGGCGCAGGCTCTCGCCACGTACTTCACCAACACCGCGCTGTCCACCGAGGAGATCACGCCCTTCCTCGCCGGCCTGCTGGAACTCCAGCCGTGGCTGTCCCAGTGGCACAACGAGTTCGACATGCTCTACAGCGGCTCCCCGGCGGACTTCTTCGCCGGTTACCGCCAGCAGAAGCAGGGCGAGCACGGCCTCACCGACGACGACCTCCGTGCCTGGCGTCCTGCGGCCGCGACCCGAGGTCGTCGCGCAGCAGCGAAGCCGTAGCCAGGAGTAGTTCGACGTCGGTCGGTTCGGGGGCCACCCGGTGCGTGCGCGGGTGGCCCTGTTGCTGCACGTGCAGCTCAGCCCACACGGTCTTTCCCGGGGCTGCATGGCGAGGGGTGACGCCCCAGTCATCCGAAAGGGCGGCGACGAGGAGCAGGCCCCGGCCGGACTCGGACAGCGAGTCGGTCACCGGAGGGCTGGACGGAGGCTGCTTCTCGGCGCGGGTGTCGGTCACCTCGACCCGGACGATGCCCTCGCCCAGGACGAGGTGAAGGTGGAAGTCCCGGCCGGGGACATGCCCGTGGCGTACGGCATTGGCGGCGAGTTCCGCCGTGATGAGGGTGAGCGTTTCGTTGACGGGGGCGGTGTAGGGGTGGCCCCAGTCGTCCAGGCGGTGCGAGACGAGTCGGCGGGCGAGACGGGCACCGCGCGGTGTTGAGGTGAAGCGCATGGTGAACTCGCGTTCGGGCGCGAGGCGCCGTGGCATATGCCCGTTCGGGGGAGTTGCTGACTTCATGGGGTAAACGGTCGCGGACTCTGCGTAGCTTTGACCAGGAGCGATGCGCTGACGAGTACGGGCTGTACACGCGGGCGGTGCGCTTGTACATGGTGGTGGGCGTGACCGGTTCCCGGGCCCCGAGTTGGCCGACCGGGTGGTTGTACGAGAGGAGCTGCGGCGTGGACGACGAGGTTCAGCAGCCGGAGTACGAGGTCGGGACGGGCATGCTGTGCGTGTTCGGGAGGCAGCTGAAGCTGTTCCGGGAGCGGGCGGGTATGGACCGCGCGGCGCTCGGGTCGCTGACCGGGTACTCGGCCTCGACGATCGCGTCGTTCGAACAGGCGAGACGTATTCCGCCGCCGAAGTTCATCGACCGAGTTGATGAAGTGCTCCATGCTGGTGGGGTGTTGAGCACCAGCAAGGATGAGGTGGCTCGGGCTCAGTATCCGGCGTTCTTTCGAGACGCGGCTAAGTTGGAGGCCGAGGCAGTTGTGCTGCACGTGTACGCCACCCAGGCTGTGCCAGGGCTCTTGCAGACCGAGGAGTACGCGCGGGGGGTGTTCGCCATGTGGCGCCCGCAGTTGGACGAGGGAGTCATCGAACAGCGGCTGGCCGCCCGACTGGCGCGACAGGAAATCTTCGACCGGCGGCCCGCTCCACACCTGTGCTTTGTGGTCGAGGAGGCCGTAATCCTGCGTCCGCTTGGCGGTGAGACGGTATGGCGAGGGCAGTTGGAGCAGCTCCTACTCATTGAGGAGAAGCGGAACGTGGAGATCCAGGTGATGCCGCTCTGCCGTCAGGAACATGCGGGATTGGCTGGTCCGTTCACCTTGATGGAGATGAAGGATGGGCGCAGGATCGCCTATGCGGAGGTACAAGGAGACAGCCGGGTTCACACCGAGCGTCAGAAGATCCGAGAGCTTGAGCGTACGTACGGGTCCTTGCGCGCGCAGGCCCACACTCCGGCAGAATCGCGCTTGTTGATCGAGAAGCTGTTGGGAGAGAGATGAGCGGGGAAAAGGCCAAGCTCAGCCTGGATGGACTGGCCTGGTTCAAGAGCAGTTACAGCGCTGGTGACGGCGGCGAATGCGTCGAAGTCGCCGTCCGCCCCGCCAGCGTCCATGTCCGCGACTCAAAGGACACAACCCGCGCCGCCCTGGCCGTGGCCTCCACGGCGTGGACCGCGTTCGTCGAGTTCGCAGCACTCTGACAGGCGCTGGGCCCTCGGCAGGTGTGCACGTGCTGAGGGCCCAGCGTTTATCTCAACAGTGGGCAGACCCCCCGCGTTCGGCATCAGGGCTACGGGTTCTTGTCCGCTCTGGGGATGAGCGGCTGCCCGCCGGGGAGGGGCTGGTGCGCGAGCTGACGAGAGTCGCTTCTCTGAAGGGTGGCCTGCCGCCCGGTTCGGTCAGTGCAACGCCCGCCGCGCCGCACTGATGAGACGGTGCGCGTCAACGCCGTACACCGCGGACTCC
The DNA window shown above is from Streptomyces akebiae and carries:
- the pglW gene encoding BREX system serine/threonine kinase PglW; the encoded protein is MREGRWVTVTESEFDHERRGLEAIREKLPDSDPWRAWSNFTFTANTGHVREVDLLVVAPGGVCMIELKDWHGSVTSENGTWVQTTPGGRRRTHGNPLHLVNRKAKELAGLLALPGNKRVWVAEAVCFTDNGLRVRLPAHDQNGVYTVPQLVEMLKQPPRDERRRVTAIGSREIEAALKNIGIRKSDAQYKVGPYELQRKSFDSGPTWADYLARHSDLPEAARVRIYLSERGSDASLRQSVENAARREAAVLGRFKHPGAVQLKQYFPSGHTAGPALIFDYHPDTLKLDEYLVQYGEKLDILGRMALVRQLAETMRSAHASRIHHRALAARSVHVVPRPRGRKGRAVGEEAAWLTPDLQISDWQIATQRSGDSSQGQGMTRFAPTALSAMHLADDADAYLAPELTALNPDPVHLDVYGLGVLTYLLVTGKAPAASQAELLARLEAGEGLRPSSLVDGLSEDVDDLVQAATAYRPGQRLSSVDEFLELLEVVEDSLTAPAPAAPDTEAPGEEDGAPADKDPLEAVAGDVFAGRWEIRRRLGTGSTSRAFLVRDLQAEARKTRPLAVLKVALSDSRGEILAREAEAMGRLRPHSGIIRLVEPEPLHIGGRTVLALEYVGDERDDTGQGGEAGSRPRRREETVARQLRENGRLQVDQLEAYGDYLFGAVDFLEGEGVWHRDIKPDNIAIRIRPNRTRELVLIDFSLAGYPAKSTDAGTDGYLDPFVDVITRGSYDSHAERYAVAVTLHQMASGELPKWGDGSVLPRMTEAKDWPYPTIAAEAFDPAVRDGLVAFFQKALHRDAAQRYPELKPMRDAWRKVFLDASQTVPSSHRARASAPAPTTTGEGLPAQGAAAAAIADAEPESAEQQRDRLAAEVTRDTPLTVSGLTLAAQSFLYGLGLTTVGELLDHSRRKLVNAPGLGAKTRNEVQQRQREWGERLREIPVSPLTPKGRAEAKEELEQLTAAESALVGHLATGESAGTLPARTLRSVSLDTLATVFVPAVNNNGSNRNKAEMVRLLLRLPDEHGVLPDIGVWPKQKDVAEALGLSQGRIPQILKDERKRWKAEPAVQALREEIIDLLVSMGRVASAVEIADALAVRRGTHLAGREQRRAMALAAVRAVVEVEQLVPQEAEFQHQPNRKATDESLGAGLLALDVREDDGPDTPTAPGLLEYATRLGRTADRLTKLDTLPTAATVLAELGALTVPPGAVNWDERRMVELAAAASVNAAATPRLEIYPRDLPLVRALRLTQAGLVRWIPGVPEGRQPGLTGEDVHERVRARFPELVVVDSRGGASHELPTGGPLTKALRDAGFELSLNTREDTGTLRYLPTRVDDASSYLTTGAWRQSTRTGAVTRYADDPQLAGAVRAEERLLASARRDGYRVLTVRQQLVRDAVRELGAERLGAGAVSVTELFLEALHAQVTPGTKPTWETLLKADAAEPGSKGAVKFAEYVRTAWGAVEPRVAELLGDGGGGGAGPVDPAGSVGPVLLTEAGVFARYDAMGVLDRLASAARRGGRGLWLLVPQADPSREPRLGQVAVPYQAGLGEWIQLPDTWVGNAHRGSGEGVASAGASASGVEGDVK
- a CDS encoding ATP-binding protein, which gives rise to MKSATPPNGHMPRRLAPEREFTMRFTSTPRGARLARRLVSHRLDDWGHPYTAPVNETLTLITAELAANAVRHGHVPGRDFHLHLVLGEGIVRVEVTDTRAEKQPPSSPPVTDSLSESGRGLLLVAALSDDWGVTPRHAAPGKTVWAELHVQQQGHPRTHRVAPEPTDVELLLATASLLRDDLGSRPQDARHGGRRR
- a CDS encoding helix-turn-helix domain-containing protein, which encodes MDDEVQQPEYEVGTGMLCVFGRQLKLFRERAGMDRAALGSLTGYSASTIASFEQARRIPPPKFIDRVDEVLHAGGVLSTSKDEVARAQYPAFFRDAAKLEAEAVVLHVYATQAVPGLLQTEEYARGVFAMWRPQLDEGVIEQRLAARLARQEIFDRRPAPHLCFVVEEAVILRPLGGETVWRGQLEQLLLIEEKRNVEIQVMPLCRQEHAGLAGPFTLMEMKDGRRIAYAEVQGDSRVHTERQKIRELERTYGSLRAQAHTPAESRLLIEKLLGER
- a CDS encoding DUF397 domain-containing protein, which encodes MSGEKAKLSLDGLAWFKSSYSAGDGGECVEVAVRPASVHVRDSKDTTRAALAVASTAWTAFVEFAAL